The Alteribacter populi genomic sequence GCTACGAGTACGGTTATTATATTACATATTTATATGTTAGAAGAGATTAATATGGGTATCGTCATGAATGAGTTTGCACTTATTACCATCGGAATTGGCTGTGCACTGTTAACGAATATTTACATGCCGAGTGTGGAAACAAAGCTTGGTAAAGATCAGGATGAATTGGAAAAACGAATCAGAACGATCTTTCATGAATTTGCGGTTTATGTAAAAAAGGGTGATAACAATTGGGATGGAAAAGAAATTACTGAAGCTTTCGACATTGTTCATCGAGCCAAAAGTACTGCTCTACAAAATCTTGAAAACCATGTACTTCGTTATGAAGATCAATATTATCATTATTTTAAAATGAGGGAAAAGCAATTCGATATTATTGAACGAATGATGCCGTTATTAACAGCTATTGATATTCGTGTGAAGCAAGGAGAAATGGTAGCGAACTTTCTGGAAGAGCTAAGTAAAGGCGTTCATCCGGATAATACAGCTCATCTATTTATTGCTCAATTAGAAGATCTAAAAGAGTCATTTAAAGAAATGGCATTGCCGAAGACGAGAGAGGAATTTGAAACCCGGTCGTCTATTTTACAATTAATCAAAGAATTGGAACAATATTTGATCATTAAACGTCAATTTAAACCTAAACGAGAATATTCCCTATTTCGATGAATAGTCTACTCTTCTCTGTATAATAGTAAGGAAAAGAACGGAGGCGAAATTTGTGGTCATACGGCTAATGTTTATGGTATTGCTCGTCGTTTCTCCGATATGGCCTTTAGGAGAGAATCCGGTGCCAGGAGATCCGTACCTGGTCATTAATAAAGATCGCCAAGAAATGGCTTTTCTTACAGAGGGGGAAGTGAAACAAGTATTTCCTGTAGCCATTGGAAAAGTAGGGGACGAAACACCAGAGGGTGAATTTACGATTCTCATAAAAGCGATCAACCCTTATTATCGTAAAGGGGATATCCCTGGCGGAGATGAAAATAATCCTCTTGGAAGCCGATGGATTGGCTTTGATGCTGAGAATACGAATGGTCGTATTTTTGGCATACATGGGACTAATAATCCTCATTCGATTGGTAATGCTGTAACAGCAGGATGTATCCGGATGCGAAATGAAGATGTGGAAGTTTTATTTGAGGAGATTCCTATAGGGATGAAAGTTTTAGTTGTGAATGAAAAAACATCTTTTGAAGATTTGGGAAGAATGCACGGGGCAATTGAATAAAAATGTGTCAAAAAGAGCGGAAGGGCAATATATTGCCCTTCCGCTTGTATTTGTAAATATCTAGTTCTAAGTTTAACTCCACTCGCTTTCGAGCTCCTAATTAACCATTACCACATTGAAGCTCCAGCCAAGGCAGTACCTAAAAACATAATTGCAATCATCATATAAATAATAGCTTTACGTGCTTTACGGGGCATATTCATAACCTCCTCATTACCTGTTCGTAATTCTTATTTTAATAAAAATAAGCCAAGAAGACAAGTAGAAGATAAGGCGGCTCAAGGGAAACCTGGAAAAAACCGTTATAAAGAGCGCAGTTCTTTAGAGCGTGTCATTGGCATTCTTTCAGCTAAATAGTGTAAGGTACCGAACAGAAAAACGGACCAGCCGAGACCCCGCGGAAAGCGTGGTGTATTTCCGAAGCGGTAGGTGATGTCGCAGTTTATTTCAGCTGCGAAGATTAAAAGCAACAATACATACGAAAAGAGCCATAATTAAAAGTGAAATATTAAACTTGGCTGATGCCTTCATAGTTCTGAGCAAAGGGGATAATCATTTTTTGAAGTAGTGTGCTTTTTTTAACAAATGAATTATGAAAGTGTAAAAATAGGCAATTTAGTAAATAAATTATCGGAAAAAGTCAAATTATCATTTTTAGAAGGAATTAATCTTGTCGAAATAGAAGTATAGTATGTTAGCGCTTTCTTATAAAACGAAAATGTCGTCAAGGGAGGTCGAACAACTATGAAAACAAGAGAATCTTCTTATTTTCAACAATGGCAGGAGGATACTCAAAAACAAATTGAAAAAAGGCCTGAGCGTAAAGAGTCTTTTCATACATTGTCTCAGATTCCGGTCGACCGGGTTTACTTACCGGATGAAATGGATGAACATTATCAGGATGAACTAGGTCTTCCAGGAGAATTCCCATATACGAGAGGAATCCGCCCTACGATGTACCGCGGCCGACATTGGACAATGAGGCAATATGCCGGCTTCGGTTCTGCAAAAGAAACGAATCGTAGGTTTAGGTATTTACTAGAACAAGGTCAGACAGGATTAAGTGTGGCATTTGATTTGCCAACACAGATCGGATATGACTCTGATGACGCAATGGCGTTAGGTGAAGTAGGAAAAGTTGGTGTTGCCATCGATTCGTTAGAAGATATGGAACAACTTTTTGAAGGAATCTCATTGGACAAAGTGAGTACGTCAATGACGATAAATGCACCTGCTTCCGTTTTGCTAGCGATGTATATGGTCGTCGCTGAAAAGCAAGGTGTAGCTCCAGGTCGTATACAAGGAACGATTCAAAATGACATTTTAAAAGAATACATTGCTCGTGGGACTTACATTTTTCCGCCAAAACCATCCATGCGGCTAATTACAGATATCTTTTCTTACTGCACAGAGTTTGCACCGAAATTTAATACGATTAGTATAAGCGGCTATCATATTCGCGAAGCCGGTTCGAACGCTGTGCAAGAGCTTGCATTTACACTAGCCAATGCAAAAGCATATGTAGAGGCTGCTCTTGATGCAGGGTTGGAGATTGATACATTTGCACCTCGCTTAGCCTTCTTTTTTAACGGTCATAATCACTTTTTTGAAGAAGCCGCAAAGTTTCGTGCTGCAAGACGGATGTGGGCAAGAATTATGAAAGAAACGTATGGAGCGAAAAACCCTAAAAGCTGGCAACTACGTTTTCATACTCAAGTTGCCGGATCTACACTAACAGCTCAACAACCAGATAATAATGTGGTTCGCGTAGCGTTACAGGCATTGGCAGCGGTGATGGGGGGAACACAGAGCCTTCACACCAATGCGAAAGATGAGGCATTGTCGTTACCTACGGAAGATTCGGCGAGAATTGCGTTACGCACGCAGCAGATCATTGCTAATGAAACCGGTGTCGCTGATACCGTTGATCCTCTTGGCGGATCCTATTATGTAGAATCGTTAACAGATGAAATGGAAACGAGAGCTCAAGCGTATTTAGATGAAATTGAGAAGCGTGGAGGAGCTGTGGCTGCTGTAGATCAGCAATATATGCAGCGGGAAATTCAACGAGCTGCTTATGACACGCAAAAGAAAATTGAAAACGAAGAAGAAATTGTGGTCGGAGTGAATCGTTATGAGCTTGATGAAGAGCCTGAACCCGATCTCATGGAAGTAGACGATACGTTTGTGAGCGAACAGCATCAGCGTCTTGAATCGCTGAGGAAAAATCGAGATGAACAAAAGGTGAAACGTGCTCTGGAAGAACTTGCCTATCAGGCGGAAGGTACAAGTAACCTTATGCCTTTCATTAAAGAGGCAGTACGAGAGTATGCTACTGTTGGTGAGATTTGCGGCAAGTTAAGAGACATATTTGGTGAATATCAGGGGTAGGTAGAGGAGGTCATTACTATGAAAGAAAAAATCCGTGTGCTTATTGCTAAACCAGGACTTGATGGACACGACCGTGGCGCATTGGTTATTGCTCAGGCGTTAAGAGATGCAGGTATGGAAGTCATTTATACCGGTTTAAGGCAATCACCTAAACAAATCGTTCGTGCAGCACTTCAAGAAGATGTCGATGCCATCGGTTTGTCGTGTTTGTCAGGCGCTCACAACGTTTTGTTTCCGGAAGTACTCCGGTTACTAACGGAAGAGGATGCGGAAGATGTTATCGTCTTTGGTGGAGGAGTGATTCCACATCAAGATGCCAAAGTATTAGAAGAGCAGGGAATTAAGAAAATATTTACGCCAGGGACGTCAACAAAAGCTGTAGCTGCTTATATTGACCAAGCTGTGAATGAGAAAAGAGGGTCTGAGAAAAAGCTGCTCTCTCCTCCGGGTGGAGTCGACCATATAGGGATAGCCGTTCATTCGATTGAAGATGCTTTACGTTTTTATGCTGATCACCTTCATTTAAAAGTAGAAGCTGAGACGGAAGTACCATCAGAGGGTGTAAAAGTAGCGTTTATCCCAGTAGGGAATACAAAGCTTGAATTACTCGAACCATTGACAAGAGATAGTCCGGTAGCGAAATTCCTTGAAAAAAAAGGGGAAGGGATTCATCACATCGCTTTTTCCACTCATTCATTAGAAGATAGAATTGAACAATTGAAGCGTGAAGGTGTACCTGTCCTAAATGAAGAACCAAAAGTAGGCGCTGGCGGTTATCCGATTGCTTTTTTGCATCCTAAAGCTGCAAATAATGTTCTCGTAGAATTGTGTGACCCGTCTAGAAAGGGAGAAGGTGTAAAATCGTAATGGACATGTTTGATAAAATTAATGAACTATATGATAAACGAAGGGCCATCGAGCTAGGCGGTGGCGATGAACGAATCGAAAAACAACATGAAAAAGGTAAATTGACCGCGCGTGAACGAATTAATTTACTAGTAGATGAAGGAACATTTGTTGAACTTAATCCGTTTATTGAGCACAGATGTCTTGACTTTGGCATGGAACAAGGGTCTGCGCCAGGAGAAGGGGTCGTTACTGGATACGGGAAAGTAGATGGACGGACGATTTTTCTGTTTGCTCAAGATTTCACCGTGTATGGTGGAGCCTTAGGTGAAATGCATGCAAAGAAAATTGCCCAGGCAATGGATTTAGCTGTAAAAAATAAGGCGCCATTCGTTGGGTTAAATGATTCGGGCGGTGCTCGAATTCAAGAAGGTGTGCTGTCTCTTGATGGATATGGACACGTTTTCTATCGAAATTCGATTTATTCAGGTGTTATTCCACAAATTTCTGTCATTATGGGGCCGTGTGCCGGTGGAGCTGTATATTCACCCGCAATCACAGATTTCGTATTTATGGTTGAAAATACGAGTCAGATGTTTATTACCGGACCTAAAGTCATCGAAACCGTCACTGGAGAGCAAATAAGTAGTGAAGAACTTGGCGGAGCTTCTGTTCACGGTGCGATCAGCGGCAATGCTCATTTTTCATGTTCTACAGAAGAAGCAGCCTTACAGGGAGTACGGGAGTTATTAAGCTATTTACCGCAGCATAATGAAGAATTTGCACCAATGAAAGAAATCACCAATGATCAACGTGATTTTCTGCATGATATTCCCGATGTTGTACCCATTGATCCTTCAAGACCTTACGATGTTCGGAAAGCACTAGAGATGGTAGTAGATGAAGGCTCCTTTATGGAAGTGCATGCTAAGTTTGCGAAAAATGCCGTTGTTGGATTTGCTCGAATTGATGGCCGTTCTGTTGGCCTAGTAGCAAATCAGCCAAAAGTGATGGCAGGTGGACTGGATATTGATTCTTCTGATAAAATTTCACGATTTATCAGGCTTTGTGACTGCTTTAATATCCCGCTGATTACTTTTGAAGATGTAACAGGATTCTTTCCAGGCGTTAAGCAGGAGCATGGCGGAATCATTCGTCACGGAGCTAAAATTCTATATGCCTACTCAGAGGCGACAGTACCAAAAATTACAGTAATCACGCGAAAAGCATACGGTGGAGCGTACGTGGCATTGAATAGTAAAGCGATCGGTGCTGATCTCGTTTTTGCTTGGCCGAATGCAGAAATAGCAGTAATGGGCCCCCATGGAGCCGCGAATATTATTTTTGCAAAAGAAATTCGCGAAAGTGAAAGCCCAGAAGAGACCCGTCAAGGTAAGATCGAAGAATATCGAGAAAAATTTGCGAATCCTTATGTTGCTGCAGCAAACGGGATGGTCGATGATGTGATCGATCCAAGAGAGACAAGAGTTAAGCTTATTCAAAGTCTCGACATGCTGCAGAAAAAGTCAGAAGAGCGTCCATATAAAAAACACGGAAATATTCCGTTATAGTTAGGGTTGCGAGGGTTCCTGGGTTTGAAAAAACTCTTACAGGGACAAAGGAAAGGGAGTTTGTTATACTAAGAGAGCAAAGAGACGATAGTATTGGAGGCAATGGAATGATCAATCAACAGCGGTTAGTCGATGAGTTTACGGAGCTTGTTAAGATCGATTCGGAAACAAAGTATGAAACAGAGATTGCAAAAGTATTAAAGGAAAAATTTGAAGCGTTAGGTGTACTCGTCAAAGAAGATGATACGACTTCTGTAACCGGGCACGGAGCGGGTAACTTAATTTGTACACTCGAAGGTCCAAAAGACGTAGATCCTATTTATTTTACCTCTCATATGGATACGGTTGTACCTGGAAAAGGTGTCAACCCGATAATGGAAGACGGATACATAAAGACAGATGGTTCTACCATACTCGGAGCTGATGATAAGGCGGGACTAGCTGCAATTTTAGAAGCGATTCGCGTCTTACAGGAAAACAATATTGAGCACGGAACGATTCAATTTATCATTACAGTGGGGGAAGAATCCGGTCTTGTAGGAGCAAAAGCATTAGATCCGGCTG encodes the following:
- a CDS encoding aromatic acid exporter family protein, translated to MFRIGYRTLKTALGAALAIAIAQWLQLDFYASAGIITVLCIQKTKKKSFLISWARLLACLIGIVYAGVMFEIIAYHPITVGLLLLLFIPTTLIVNAQAGIATSTVIILHIYMLEEINMGIVMNEFALITIGIGCALLTNIYMPSVETKLGKDQDELEKRIRTIFHEFAVYVKKGDNNWDGKEITEAFDIVHRAKSTALQNLENHVLRYEDQYYHYFKMREKQFDIIERMMPLLTAIDIRVKQGEMVANFLEELSKGVHPDNTAHLFIAQLEDLKESFKEMALPKTREEFETRSSILQLIKELEQYLIIKRQFKPKREYSLFR
- the prli42 gene encoding stressosome-associated protein Prli42 produces the protein MPRKARKAIIYMMIAIMFLGTALAGASMW
- a CDS encoding acyl-CoA mutase large subunit family protein, which codes for MKTRESSYFQQWQEDTQKQIEKRPERKESFHTLSQIPVDRVYLPDEMDEHYQDELGLPGEFPYTRGIRPTMYRGRHWTMRQYAGFGSAKETNRRFRYLLEQGQTGLSVAFDLPTQIGYDSDDAMALGEVGKVGVAIDSLEDMEQLFEGISLDKVSTSMTINAPASVLLAMYMVVAEKQGVAPGRIQGTIQNDILKEYIARGTYIFPPKPSMRLITDIFSYCTEFAPKFNTISISGYHIREAGSNAVQELAFTLANAKAYVEAALDAGLEIDTFAPRLAFFFNGHNHFFEEAAKFRAARRMWARIMKETYGAKNPKSWQLRFHTQVAGSTLTAQQPDNNVVRVALQALAAVMGGTQSLHTNAKDEALSLPTEDSARIALRTQQIIANETGVADTVDPLGGSYYVESLTDEMETRAQAYLDEIEKRGGAVAAVDQQYMQREIQRAAYDTQKKIENEEEIVVGVNRYELDEEPEPDLMEVDDTFVSEQHQRLESLRKNRDEQKVKRALEELAYQAEGTSNLMPFIKEAVREYATVGEICGKLRDIFGEYQG
- a CDS encoding acyl-CoA carboxylase subunit beta; its protein translation is MDMFDKINELYDKRRAIELGGGDERIEKQHEKGKLTARERINLLVDEGTFVELNPFIEHRCLDFGMEQGSAPGEGVVTGYGKVDGRTIFLFAQDFTVYGGALGEMHAKKIAQAMDLAVKNKAPFVGLNDSGGARIQEGVLSLDGYGHVFYRNSIYSGVIPQISVIMGPCAGGAVYSPAITDFVFMVENTSQMFITGPKVIETVTGEQISSEELGGASVHGAISGNAHFSCSTEEAALQGVRELLSYLPQHNEEFAPMKEITNDQRDFLHDIPDVVPIDPSRPYDVRKALEMVVDEGSFMEVHAKFAKNAVVGFARIDGRSVGLVANQPKVMAGGLDIDSSDKISRFIRLCDCFNIPLITFEDVTGFFPGVKQEHGGIIRHGAKILYAYSEATVPKITVITRKAYGGAYVALNSKAIGADLVFAWPNAEIAVMGPHGAANIIFAKEIRESESPEETRQGKIEEYREKFANPYVAAANGMVDDVIDPRETRVKLIQSLDMLQKKSEERPYKKHGNIPL
- a CDS encoding L,D-transpeptidase; the encoded protein is MVIRLMFMVLLVVSPIWPLGENPVPGDPYLVINKDRQEMAFLTEGEVKQVFPVAIGKVGDETPEGEFTILIKAINPYYRKGDIPGGDENNPLGSRWIGFDAENTNGRIFGIHGTNNPHSIGNAVTAGCIRMRNEDVEVLFEEIPIGMKVLVVNEKTSFEDLGRMHGAIE
- the mce gene encoding methylmalonyl-CoA epimerase, whose translation is MKEKIRVLIAKPGLDGHDRGALVIAQALRDAGMEVIYTGLRQSPKQIVRAALQEDVDAIGLSCLSGAHNVLFPEVLRLLTEEDAEDVIVFGGGVIPHQDAKVLEEQGIKKIFTPGTSTKAVAAYIDQAVNEKRGSEKKLLSPPGGVDHIGIAVHSIEDALRFYADHLHLKVEAETEVPSEGVKVAFIPVGNTKLELLEPLTRDSPVAKFLEKKGEGIHHIAFSTHSLEDRIEQLKREGVPVLNEEPKVGAGGYPIAFLHPKAANNVLVELCDPSRKGEGVKS